Proteins encoded together in one Streptomyces sp. NBC_01216 window:
- a CDS encoding LuxR C-terminal-related transcriptional regulator gives MTNKPPGISAARLKAIRARAERCPGAPEGRALRDLLDENARLLNDLVELTAALPPNPLTVAERASLIGAARGETRAQTGERRGVSYDTVRTQLAMVRRRLRATSTAQAVAIACINGWITRRDITPEDPR, from the coding sequence GTGACCAACAAGCCCCCCGGAATCAGCGCCGCCCGCCTGAAGGCCATCCGGGCCCGTGCCGAGCGCTGCCCCGGAGCGCCCGAGGGGCGGGCGCTGCGCGACCTCCTCGACGAGAACGCCCGACTCCTGAACGACCTGGTCGAGCTGACGGCCGCGCTGCCGCCGAACCCCCTGACGGTCGCCGAGCGGGCATCGCTCATTGGCGCCGCACGCGGTGAGACCCGCGCGCAGACCGGCGAGCGGCGCGGCGTGTCCTACGACACCGTCCGCACCCAGCTCGCCATGGTCCGGCGCCGCCTGCGGGCCACCAGCACCGCACAGGCCGTCGCTATCGCCTGCATCAACGGCTGGATCACCCGCCGCGACATCACCCCGGAGGACCCCCGATGA
- a CDS encoding RusA family crossover junction endodeoxyribonuclease: MSAALTLTVYGTPAPQGSKTRNAYGAMYESSAKVKPWREAVKTAALDAIHHDEAWTALDGPVWLDMQFTLRRPKSHYRTGRNTGLLKATAPPYPTGKPDLDKLIRSTQDALKDAGVLSDDSIVASLGASKVYVLWGDALRTPGAVIKVWRLTDFLKEPSV, from the coding sequence GTGAGCGCCGCCCTCACCCTCACCGTGTACGGCACCCCGGCCCCGCAGGGCTCGAAGACCCGCAATGCCTACGGCGCCATGTATGAGTCATCGGCGAAGGTCAAGCCGTGGCGCGAGGCCGTGAAGACAGCCGCGCTCGACGCGATCCACCACGACGAGGCATGGACGGCGCTGGACGGCCCGGTGTGGCTGGACATGCAGTTCACCCTGCGGCGGCCGAAGAGCCACTACCGCACCGGTCGGAATACGGGACTGCTGAAGGCGACCGCGCCGCCATACCCGACCGGCAAGCCGGATTTGGACAAGCTGATCCGCTCCACACAGGACGCCCTGAAGGACGCCGGGGTGCTCTCCGACGACAGCATCGTCGCCTCCCTCGGTGCCAGCAAGGTCTACGTGCTCTGGGGCGACGCCCTCCGCACTCCCGGCGCCGTCATCAAGGTCTGGCGCCTCACCGACTTCCTGAAGGAGCCCTCGGTATGA
- a CDS encoding VWA domain-containing protein, with the protein MLNRLINRLRQQPDTTPPQQQDTPADRPATTAVPPGLVSLVKSAGISLEKKGLTGTRAAVYLVLDRSYSMHPYYDNGAVQHLADQALGLAVNLDDDGRVPLVFFDTKAYPLTEVTLRRHDGVVAEQHRTHGGVITMGGTRYAVAMEAVISHYTAYRAAGGGDPALVIFQTDGAPQDLADTRLLLAEASEEPLYWSFVGFGPRRVPFLEQLDHLGGRLVDNATYFHAGDTPRRISDTDLYDSLLAGFASWQAEARRKGLL; encoded by the coding sequence GTGCTCAACCGCCTCATCAACCGCCTGCGCCAGCAGCCCGACACCACTCCGCCCCAGCAGCAGGACACCCCCGCGGACCGCCCCGCCACCACCGCCGTTCCGCCCGGCCTCGTGTCTCTCGTGAAAAGCGCCGGCATCAGCCTCGAGAAGAAGGGCCTGACCGGCACGCGTGCCGCGGTCTACCTGGTCCTGGACCGCTCCTACTCCATGCACCCCTACTACGACAACGGCGCCGTGCAGCACCTCGCCGACCAGGCCCTCGGCCTGGCCGTGAACCTCGACGACGACGGCCGCGTGCCCCTCGTCTTCTTCGACACCAAGGCATACCCGCTCACCGAGGTCACCCTCCGCCGCCACGACGGCGTCGTCGCCGAACAGCACCGCACCCACGGCGGTGTCATCACCATGGGCGGCACCCGCTACGCCGTCGCCATGGAGGCGGTCATCAGCCACTACACGGCCTACCGGGCGGCCGGCGGCGGTGACCCGGCCCTCGTCATCTTCCAGACCGACGGCGCGCCCCAGGACCTCGCCGACACCCGTCTCCTTCTGGCCGAGGCATCCGAAGAGCCCCTGTACTGGTCGTTCGTCGGCTTCGGGCCCCGCCGCGTCCCGTTCCTCGAGCAGCTCGACCACCTGGGCGGCCGGCTCGTCGACAACGCCACCTACTTCCACGCCGGCGACACCCCGCGGCGCATCTCCGACACCGACCTGTACGACAGCCTCCTCGCCGGCTTCGCCTCGTGGCAGGCCGAAGCCCGCAGGAAGGGCCTGCTGTGA
- a CDS encoding WhiB family transcriptional regulator has product MSSTAHDLTVLTGLRKHGDAWQDMGLCRTQGEDLETFFSSDLVGRAKSICIRCPVIDDCRAWIMSVEDGLSATSRDGVFAALTSDERAALDPEVRRREAEAAKRRSENKPAPRPDRPQPAAAPVRPLDELKALPLDDLDLTARVHNALRRMDIHTVGDLIALTEAEVRSIRLCGAGAFAQITDRLAALGLALREPQPRVRDDLKPCGTTAAAKRHERAGEPLCAPCLAARASRAQRRREEQQDALVYAAWMRGLTDQDIAHATGFASVVVRRARARQGLQAHERQGAHAA; this is encoded by the coding sequence ATGAGCAGCACCGCCCACGACCTCACCGTGCTGACCGGCCTGCGCAAACACGGCGACGCCTGGCAGGACATGGGCCTGTGCCGGACGCAGGGCGAAGACCTTGAGACGTTCTTCAGCAGCGACCTCGTCGGCCGGGCCAAGAGCATCTGCATCCGCTGCCCCGTCATCGACGACTGCCGGGCGTGGATCATGTCCGTGGAGGACGGCCTGTCTGCGACGAGCCGGGACGGCGTCTTCGCGGCGCTCACCTCCGACGAGCGCGCCGCGCTCGACCCGGAGGTCCGACGGCGGGAAGCGGAGGCCGCCAAGCGGCGCAGCGAGAACAAGCCCGCACCGCGCCCCGACCGGCCCCAGCCCGCCGCTGCGCCCGTGCGCCCGCTGGACGAGCTGAAGGCCCTGCCCCTCGATGACCTCGACCTCACCGCCCGCGTCCACAACGCCCTGCGCCGCATGGACATTCACACCGTCGGCGACCTCATCGCGCTGACCGAGGCCGAAGTCCGCAGCATCCGGCTCTGCGGAGCCGGGGCCTTCGCACAGATCACGGACCGGCTGGCCGCCCTGGGCCTCGCCCTGCGCGAGCCGCAACCACGCGTCCGCGACGACCTGAAGCCGTGCGGCACGACCGCCGCCGCGAAACGCCACGAGCGCGCCGGTGAGCCGCTGTGCGCCCCGTGCCTCGCGGCCCGCGCCTCCCGCGCCCAGCGCCGCCGCGAGGAGCAGCAGGACGCCCTCGTGTACGCCGCCTGGATGCGCGGGCTGACCGACCAGGACATCGCGCACGCCACCGGCTTCGCGTCCGTCGTCGTCCGCCGCGCCCGCGCCCGCCAGGGCCTCCAGGCCCACGAGCGGCAAGGAGCACACGCGGCATGA
- a CDS encoding WhiB family transcriptional regulator has translation MTTTARPSAEWHTRAACAGADMNLWFRPPRDAQAALDTCCRCPVRAECLHDALTHETPGVRRYGIRGGLTGPERSQLPDLPHSATEAITALHELLATLDERTPEPMTTTPVPDPAPAADLQVAAGTGDGKSLPVGKLLAWGEQHADPEVQEQAACARVALATLRERHTADQELAALTAERERLEQRLADLAAREAELAPAKTKKKRRPHVRDYDARTVRTWAAANGVECASSGQIPKRVLDAWRAATTPA, from the coding sequence ATGACCACGACCGCCCGTCCCAGCGCCGAGTGGCACACCCGGGCGGCGTGCGCGGGCGCGGACATGAACCTCTGGTTCCGCCCGCCCCGCGATGCGCAGGCGGCCCTCGACACGTGCTGCCGGTGCCCCGTGCGGGCCGAGTGCCTCCACGACGCTCTCACCCACGAGACACCAGGCGTACGGCGGTACGGAATCCGCGGCGGCCTGACCGGCCCCGAACGCAGCCAGCTACCGGACCTGCCCCATTCCGCCACCGAAGCGATCACCGCCCTCCACGAACTCCTCGCCACCCTCGACGAAAGGACACCCGAACCCATGACCACCACGCCTGTCCCAGACCCGGCGCCTGCCGCTGACCTTCAGGTCGCAGCCGGCACCGGCGACGGCAAGTCTCTGCCTGTCGGCAAGCTCCTGGCCTGGGGCGAGCAGCACGCCGACCCTGAAGTACAAGAGCAAGCCGCATGCGCCCGCGTGGCCCTCGCCACCCTCCGCGAGCGCCACACCGCAGACCAGGAACTGGCCGCGCTCACCGCCGAGCGCGAGCGCCTGGAGCAGCGCCTCGCCGACCTCGCCGCCCGCGAAGCCGAGCTGGCGCCGGCGAAGACGAAGAAGAAGCGCCGCCCGCACGTCCGCGACTACGACGCCCGCACGGTCCGCACCTGGGCCGCCGCCAACGGAGTCGAGTGCGCGTCGAGCGGCCAGATCCCCAAGCGCGTGCTGGACGCCTGGCGCGCCGCCACCACACCGGCTTGA
- a CDS encoding helix-turn-helix transcriptional regulator, translated as MTQPSPAAETLRGLVRTALHDAGISQAEAARRLGLSTKHMSHMLTGRAVLTLDWAEQILGLCGRRLTVRSVSARRDRRMTEETDQ; from the coding sequence ATGACCCAGCCCAGCCCCGCCGCCGAGACCCTCCGCGGCCTCGTCCGTACCGCCCTCCACGACGCGGGCATCAGCCAGGCCGAAGCCGCCCGGCGACTCGGTCTCTCGACCAAGCACATGAGCCACATGCTCACCGGCCGGGCCGTGCTGACCCTCGACTGGGCCGAGCAGATTCTCGGCCTGTGCGGGCGCCGACTGACCGTGCGCTCCGTGTCCGCCCGCCGAGACCGCCGCATGACCGAGGAGACCGACCAGTGA
- a CDS encoding 3'-5' exoribonuclease domain-containing protein encodes MARVFYDCEFIEDGRTIDLISIGMVRESDGAELYLINCEAPYERIVHHTWLRQNVLPTLPMRWPLGREDNPGVWAWDDNHPDASSLATRIYITDRVHDFILDTDDPQLWAWYGAYDHVALAQLAGPMAHLPDGIPMWTNDLRQEAQRLGNPQLPEQPAGVHNALADARHNLVRAQALDKLAAPASARRCVASHCVENDHIYMAGDTER; translated from the coding sequence ATGGCCCGCGTGTTCTACGACTGCGAGTTCATCGAGGACGGCCGAACCATCGACCTCATCAGCATCGGCATGGTCCGCGAGTCCGACGGCGCCGAGCTGTACCTCATCAACTGCGAGGCGCCGTACGAGAGGATCGTTCACCACACGTGGCTCCGGCAGAACGTCCTGCCCACCCTGCCGATGCGCTGGCCGCTCGGCCGCGAGGACAACCCGGGTGTGTGGGCCTGGGACGACAACCACCCGGACGCCTCGTCGCTGGCAACCCGCATCTACATCACTGACCGCGTACACGACTTCATTCTCGACACCGACGACCCGCAACTGTGGGCCTGGTACGGCGCCTACGACCACGTAGCTCTCGCCCAACTGGCCGGGCCCATGGCGCACCTCCCCGACGGGATCCCCATGTGGACCAACGACCTGAGGCAGGAGGCCCAGCGCTTGGGGAACCCGCAGCTCCCGGAGCAGCCGGCCGGCGTTCACAACGCGCTCGCCGACGCCCGTCACAACCTCGTCCGCGCCCAGGCCCTCGACAAACTCGCCGCCCCCGCGTCGGCTCGGCGCTGCGTCGCGTCGCACTGCGTAGAGAACGACCACATCTACATGGCCGGAGACACCGAGCGATGA
- a CDS encoding DUF932 domain-containing protein produces the protein MSTDVNQKFNDQRRALVSAARARRRPDGAYVSTVGYDDGEVIGRDGLDTTRGEAALYTSTPAWHGLGTVIPGGTSSVDTVLRAGRIDFDVDKRPAEFLFNGTRRIVPDQFVNVRTDTGDPLGIVGARYTPFQQRQVFGFLQDLADNHNILWESAGATRGGRRVFITMQIPSSIVIDRGGLDDEIRLFIVAVNSHDGSSQMEVLATPWRVVCGNTERFALRDAVYRWSIRHTAGALDRLEEARRTLGLTLRYAGRFEAEQNALVRTDLAIDDFHAVIAALWPLDDDATDRARRSAQRRTDRLDAMFRTESTRVGRNAYAGERAITDYLDHIAPRRPGQTMSEEIARATALIEDTDGARKTQAHQRLMLLRR, from the coding sequence ATGAGCACCGACGTGAACCAGAAGTTCAACGACCAGCGCCGCGCCCTCGTCTCCGCCGCCCGCGCCCGCCGCCGCCCGGACGGCGCCTACGTCTCCACCGTCGGCTACGACGACGGCGAGGTCATCGGCCGCGACGGCCTCGACACCACACGCGGCGAAGCCGCCCTCTACACCAGCACCCCCGCGTGGCACGGCCTCGGCACCGTCATCCCCGGCGGCACCAGCAGCGTGGACACCGTACTGCGCGCGGGCCGCATCGACTTCGACGTCGACAAGCGGCCCGCCGAGTTCCTGTTCAACGGCACCCGCCGCATCGTCCCGGACCAGTTCGTCAACGTCCGCACCGACACCGGCGACCCCCTCGGCATCGTCGGCGCCCGCTACACCCCCTTCCAGCAGCGGCAGGTGTTCGGCTTCCTTCAGGACCTTGCCGACAACCACAACATCCTGTGGGAGTCCGCCGGAGCCACGCGCGGCGGTCGCCGGGTCTTCATCACCATGCAGATCCCCTCCAGCATCGTCATCGACCGTGGCGGCCTGGACGACGAGATCCGCCTGTTCATCGTCGCCGTCAACTCCCACGACGGCTCCTCACAGATGGAGGTCCTGGCCACCCCCTGGCGGGTCGTGTGCGGCAACACCGAACGCTTCGCCCTCCGCGACGCCGTCTACCGGTGGTCCATCCGCCACACTGCCGGAGCCCTCGACCGCCTCGAGGAAGCCCGCCGCACCCTCGGCCTGACCCTCCGCTACGCCGGACGCTTCGAGGCCGAACAGAACGCCCTGGTGCGCACCGACCTCGCCATCGACGACTTCCACGCTGTCATCGCCGCCCTGTGGCCACTCGACGACGATGCCACCGACCGGGCCCGCCGCTCCGCGCAGCGCCGCACCGACCGCCTCGACGCCATGTTCCGCACCGAGAGCACTCGAGTCGGCCGCAACGCCTACGCGGGGGAACGGGCCATCACCGACTACCTCGACCACATCGCCCCCCGCCGCCCCGGCCAGACGATGAGCGAGGAGATCGCCCGCGCCACCGCCCTCATCGAGGACACCGACGGCGCCCGCAAGACCCAGGCACACCAGCGGCTCATGCTCCTGCGCCGCTGA
- a CDS encoding TROVE domain-containing protein produces the protein MARFNLRGTRPAASSPVTTTGEQGRTHEGGTGYLRDEKSELFLLAVANTVGTDTFYEKAGARDDRYAALVRKLAVDDPAWTAGLLRWLRGDGNMRTASLVGAAEFVHARLQADGAAARVPGPIAVDGAAAWSNRAVINSVLQRPDEPGELLAYWTGRYGRRLPKPVKRGVADAVQRLYTERALLKYDTEAKGYRFGDVLELVHAAPHPDRPWQGALFKHAIDRRHGRGNDIPPGLHMLTNRAWLHALPLDDRRAALRDRQKLDVLEQAGMTWEALAGWLQGPMDAEAWTAAIPAMGYMALLRNLRNFDEAGVPDQVAASVIARLADPEQVARSRQFPFRFLAAYQHVPSLRWAYALETALGHSLANVPRLPGRTLALVDRSGSMFGGISERTKLNRADSAAVFGVALAARAEQADLVEFGSSSRPVPFAKGESLLRVLERFHDLGGTNTTAAVRAHYAGHDRVVIVTDEQASYNWAGNPTDQVPANVPVYTWNLAGHQAGHGPSGRSNRHTFGGLTDAAFGMIPLLEASRDAHWPWEQRP, from the coding sequence ATGGCTCGCTTCAACCTCCGCGGCACCCGCCCGGCCGCCAGCTCGCCTGTGACCACGACCGGGGAGCAGGGCCGCACTCACGAGGGCGGCACCGGCTACCTCCGCGACGAGAAGAGTGAGCTGTTCCTCCTGGCCGTCGCCAACACCGTCGGCACCGACACCTTCTACGAGAAGGCGGGCGCCCGCGACGACCGGTATGCCGCCCTCGTGCGGAAGCTCGCCGTCGACGACCCCGCATGGACCGCCGGCCTGCTGCGGTGGCTCCGCGGCGACGGCAACATGCGCACCGCGTCGCTCGTCGGCGCCGCCGAGTTCGTCCACGCCCGCCTCCAGGCCGACGGCGCCGCCGCCCGCGTGCCGGGCCCGATCGCCGTCGACGGTGCAGCAGCCTGGTCGAACCGTGCCGTCATCAACTCCGTCCTTCAGCGCCCGGACGAGCCCGGCGAGCTCCTCGCGTACTGGACCGGACGCTACGGCCGGCGCCTCCCGAAGCCGGTGAAGCGCGGCGTGGCCGACGCCGTCCAGCGCCTCTACACCGAGCGGGCACTCCTCAAGTACGACACCGAGGCCAAGGGCTACCGCTTCGGCGACGTCCTCGAGCTCGTCCACGCCGCCCCGCACCCGGACCGGCCCTGGCAGGGGGCTCTGTTCAAGCACGCCATCGACCGACGCCACGGCCGCGGCAACGACATCCCGCCCGGCCTGCACATGCTCACCAACCGGGCGTGGCTCCACGCCCTCCCGCTCGACGACCGGCGCGCCGCGCTCCGGGACCGGCAGAAGCTGGACGTCCTCGAGCAGGCCGGGATGACGTGGGAGGCCCTTGCTGGCTGGCTCCAGGGCCCCATGGACGCCGAGGCGTGGACGGCCGCCATCCCCGCCATGGGCTACATGGCGCTCCTGCGGAACCTGCGGAACTTTGACGAGGCCGGCGTCCCCGACCAGGTCGCAGCCAGCGTGATCGCCCGCTTGGCCGACCCGGAGCAGGTCGCGCGGTCGCGGCAGTTCCCGTTCCGGTTCCTCGCCGCGTACCAGCACGTCCCCTCGCTGCGCTGGGCCTACGCGCTGGAGACGGCGCTCGGGCATTCCCTCGCGAACGTCCCCCGTCTGCCGGGCCGGACGCTCGCCCTCGTCGACCGGTCCGGGTCGATGTTCGGCGGGATCTCCGAGCGGACGAAGCTGAACCGGGCGGACTCTGCCGCGGTCTTCGGCGTCGCCCTCGCCGCCCGCGCCGAGCAGGCAGACCTGGTGGAGTTCGGCTCCAGCAGCCGGCCGGTGCCGTTCGCGAAGGGCGAGTCGCTGCTCCGTGTCCTCGAGCGCTTCCACGACCTCGGCGGCACCAACACCACCGCAGCAGTGCGCGCGCACTACGCCGGGCACGACCGCGTCGTGATCGTCACCGACGAGCAGGCCTCCTACAACTGGGCCGGGAACCCGACGGACCAGGTGCCGGCCAACGTGCCCGTATACACCTGGAACCTCGCCGGGCATCAGGCCGGGCACGGCCCGTCCGGCCGGAGCAACCGCCACACCTTCGGCGGTCTCACGGACGCCGCGTTCGGCATGATCCCGCTCCTCGAGGCCAGCCGCGACGCCCACTGGCCCTGGGAGCAGCGGCCGTAG
- a CDS encoding holin — protein MPRRAGWRVCSTPGCPEYTDQGGRCVDHRAEAEQRRGSARQRGYGRGHESRFRPSVLARHPVCVICRTARSVHADHHPLSRRELVAKGLDPDDPQYGRGLCGPCHSSETAHHQPGGWNR, from the coding sequence ATGCCCAGACGTGCAGGCTGGCGGGTGTGCTCCACCCCCGGCTGCCCCGAGTACACCGACCAGGGCGGCCGCTGCGTCGACCACCGGGCCGAGGCAGAGCAGCGCCGCGGCAGCGCCCGGCAACGTGGCTACGGCCGCGGGCACGAGAGCCGCTTCCGCCCCAGCGTCCTGGCCCGCCACCCCGTCTGCGTCATCTGCCGCACCGCCCGCAGCGTCCACGCCGACCACCACCCCCTCAGCCGGCGCGAGCTCGTCGCCAAGGGCCTCGACCCAGATGACCCCCAGTACGGGCGCGGGCTCTGCGGCCCCTGCCACTCCAGCGAGACCGCGCACCACCAGCCCGGAGGATGGAACCGATGA
- a CDS encoding terminase yields MGVLIVPGADEEPWPTLGKQVCDLLEVHCVHGPGDLRGQPYRLDAEKRALIYAWYEVYPQDHPRAGRRRYKRVGLSVRKGTAKTELAAAVAFAELHPEGPVRCDGYDAHGQPVGRPVTDPYIPMVAYTEEQTEELAYGALRVMCSEGPDADLFDAGLERITRIIGDGKAVALAAAPDSRDGARTTFQHFDETHRFVLPRLKAAHQTMLANIPKRMLADPWSLETTTTYTPGEGSVAEGTHEYAELVAQEKTNDRTLFFFHREATPRDDEDLTDDEQLRAAIREASGPAIAMWPDFEGQVDYVASLYNQPDTDRSYYERVWLNRRVQAGRQAFDVLRWREGLAAPDLVVPDGDAIAVGFDGAQFHDATALVATHLETGHQWPLGIWECPADAKEWECPEDEVDSTLVAAFDRWRVVRVYADPPYWDGMIVRWKGRWGEKVVTEWWTNRLKAMAYSLRAYQRAMKAGDVSHDGSADLARHIANARKKKLKMLDEDGQPLWVIEKERHDSPFKIDGAMAGCLSWEARSDALKAGQGRPKKKSKMIVLR; encoded by the coding sequence ATGGGCGTACTCATCGTCCCCGGGGCAGATGAGGAGCCGTGGCCCACCCTCGGGAAGCAGGTGTGCGACCTCCTCGAGGTGCACTGCGTGCACGGCCCCGGTGACCTGCGGGGCCAGCCGTACCGCCTCGACGCGGAGAAGCGGGCGCTGATCTACGCCTGGTACGAGGTCTACCCGCAGGATCACCCGCGGGCCGGGCGGCGCCGCTACAAGCGGGTCGGCCTGTCCGTGCGGAAGGGCACCGCGAAGACCGAGCTGGCCGCCGCGGTCGCGTTCGCCGAGCTGCACCCCGAGGGTCCGGTGCGCTGCGACGGATACGACGCGCACGGGCAGCCCGTCGGCAGGCCGGTGACCGACCCCTACATTCCGATGGTCGCCTACACCGAGGAGCAGACCGAGGAACTGGCCTACGGCGCGCTGCGGGTGATGTGCAGTGAGGGCCCGGACGCCGATCTTTTCGACGCCGGCCTGGAGCGCATCACCCGGATCATCGGTGACGGGAAGGCGGTCGCCCTGGCGGCGGCGCCCGACTCCCGTGACGGGGCGCGCACGACGTTCCAGCATTTCGACGAGACGCACCGCTTCGTTCTGCCGCGGTTGAAGGCGGCGCATCAGACGATGCTGGCGAACATCCCGAAGCGCATGCTGGCTGACCCGTGGTCGCTGGAGACGACGACCACGTACACCCCTGGTGAGGGGTCGGTGGCCGAGGGGACGCACGAGTACGCCGAGCTCGTCGCCCAGGAGAAGACCAACGACCGGACCCTGTTCTTCTTCCACCGCGAGGCCACGCCGCGCGACGACGAGGACCTCACCGACGACGAGCAGCTGCGCGCCGCGATCCGCGAGGCGTCCGGGCCGGCGATCGCGATGTGGCCGGACTTCGAGGGCCAGGTCGACTACGTCGCCTCGCTGTACAACCAGCCGGACACGGACCGGTCGTACTACGAGCGGGTGTGGCTGAACCGCCGGGTGCAGGCCGGGCGGCAGGCGTTCGACGTCCTGCGGTGGCGCGAGGGCCTCGCGGCGCCGGACCTGGTCGTCCCGGACGGCGACGCCATCGCGGTCGGTTTCGACGGCGCCCAGTTCCACGACGCCACCGCGTTGGTCGCCACCCACCTTGAGACCGGGCACCAGTGGCCGCTCGGGATCTGGGAGTGCCCTGCGGACGCCAAGGAGTGGGAGTGCCCGGAGGACGAGGTCGACAGCACCCTGGTCGCCGCCTTCGACCGGTGGCGTGTGGTGCGCGTGTACGCCGACCCGCCGTACTGGGACGGCATGATCGTCCGCTGGAAGGGCCGGTGGGGCGAGAAGGTCGTCACGGAGTGGTGGACGAACCGGCTGAAGGCCATGGCGTACAGCCTGCGGGCCTACCAGCGGGCGATGAAGGCCGGGGACGTCTCGCACGACGGCAGCGCGGACCTGGCCCGGCACATCGCGAACGCCCGCAAGAAGAAGCTGAAGATGCTCGACGAGGACGGGCAGCCGCTGTGGGTCATCGAGAAGGAACGCCACGACTCCCCGTTCAAAATCGACGGCGCGATGGCCGGATGCCTGTCCTGGGAAGCGCGCTCCGACGCCCTGAAGGCCGGTCAGGGCCGCCCGAAGAAGAAGTCCAAGATGATCGTCCTGCGGTGA
- a CDS encoding phage portal protein, producing the protein MERTEQQWLTHLMQCHDREKPQLRLMDSYYEGEQPLSYLAPELQAEMDDRVRQVVVNWPMLVVDAIEERLDVEGFRFPDEAEADTELWRIWQANRLDAQSHQGHLDAFIQRRSYVIVGAREDDPATPLITVESAMDVYAEHDPRTGAVVAGVKRWCEEPEGASPVDHATLYLPGVTSWWLKGEDGVWREDPGFERDEHELGEVPIVPLANRARLKKPGGVSELKSVISLSDAACKIATDMMVSAEYHATPRRVAFGFGEEDFQDQSGRPVSAFSRIIGRVWATERRRGSGEDGGADVLQFPEAQLKNFHDTINQLARLVASLAGLPPHFLGYSTENPASADAIRSSESRLVKRAERRQREWGEAWEQVMRLALRIRDGQWDPRVLSLETIWRDASTPTVAQKADAAVKKFSAKIVPLRQTREDLGYTQAQIERMEEADEQAAASAMQRILAGDMAALEAGTKPADDDPADDPLPEPEPAGAA; encoded by the coding sequence ATGGAGCGCACCGAGCAGCAGTGGCTGACGCACCTGATGCAGTGCCACGACCGGGAGAAGCCCCAGCTGAGGCTGATGGACTCCTACTACGAGGGCGAGCAGCCGCTGTCGTACCTGGCGCCGGAGCTCCAGGCAGAGATGGACGACCGGGTCCGCCAGGTCGTCGTGAACTGGCCGATGCTCGTCGTCGACGCCATCGAGGAGCGCCTGGACGTCGAGGGTTTCCGCTTCCCCGATGAGGCGGAGGCCGACACGGAGCTGTGGCGGATCTGGCAGGCCAACCGGCTCGACGCCCAGTCCCACCAGGGGCACCTGGACGCTTTCATCCAGCGCCGCTCCTACGTGATCGTCGGCGCCCGGGAGGACGACCCGGCGACGCCGCTGATCACGGTGGAGTCCGCAATGGACGTGTACGCGGAGCACGACCCGCGGACCGGCGCTGTGGTGGCCGGGGTGAAGCGCTGGTGCGAGGAGCCGGAGGGGGCTTCGCCGGTTGATCACGCCACGCTGTACCTTCCGGGCGTCACGTCGTGGTGGCTGAAGGGCGAGGACGGGGTGTGGCGGGAGGACCCCGGCTTCGAGCGGGACGAGCATGAGCTCGGTGAGGTGCCGATCGTGCCGTTGGCGAACCGGGCCCGTCTGAAGAAGCCCGGCGGCGTGTCCGAGCTGAAGTCGGTGATTTCGCTGTCGGACGCCGCCTGCAAGATCGCCACCGACATGATGGTGTCCGCCGAGTACCACGCCACCCCGCGCCGGGTGGCGTTCGGGTTTGGCGAGGAGGACTTCCAGGACCAGAGCGGCCGGCCCGTCTCGGCGTTCTCGCGGATCATCGGGCGGGTCTGGGCGACCGAACGGCGCCGCGGCTCCGGCGAAGACGGCGGCGCCGACGTCTTGCAGTTCCCCGAGGCGCAGCTGAAGAACTTCCACGACACGATCAACCAGCTGGCCCGGCTGGTCGCCTCGCTCGCCGGCCTGCCGCCGCACTTCCTGGGCTATTCCACGGAGAACCCTGCCTCCGCCGACGCGATCCGCTCCTCGGAGTCCCGCCTCGTCAAGCGGGCCGAGCGTCGGCAGCGGGAGTGGGGCGAGGCGTGGGAGCAGGTGATGCGCCTGGCGCTGCGGATCCGGGACGGCCAGTGGGACCCGCGGGTGCTGTCGCTGGAGACGATCTGGCGGGACGCCTCCACGCCGACGGTCGCGCAGAAGGCCGACGCCGCGGTGAAGAAGTTCTCGGCGAAGATCGTGCCGCTGCGGCAGACCCGCGAGGACCTGGGCTACACGCAGGCGCAGATCGAGCGGATGGAGGAGGCCGACGAGCAGGCCGCCGCGAGCGCCATGCAGCGCATCCTCGCCGGGGACATGGCCGCCCTGGAGGCCGGGACGAAGCCGGCCGACGACGACCCGGCCGACGACCCGCTGCCTGAGCCCGAGCCGGCTGGTGCGGCATGA